Proteins encoded within one genomic window of Scomber japonicus isolate fScoJap1 chromosome 16, fScoJap1.pri, whole genome shotgun sequence:
- the cldn11a gene encoding claudin-11a, giving the protein MANPCLQLTACLLSCLGWLCIVIATATNDWVYMCKYGLNTCKKMDELEAKGPWADCVLSTGQYHCIVLTQIMDLPAHIQVTRALMVTGSILGLPAVGILLMSMPCINLGSEPQSSKNKRAILGGVLILIIAMCGMVSTVWFPTGAHHLYGLMSFGFSLYTGWVGTIFTLVGGCILTCCSSEPSSSSRSYHDNKRFYSSKPGGDSLAATTSANHAKSAHV; this is encoded by the exons ATGGCGAACCCATGTCTCCAATTGACCGCCTGTCTCCTCAGCTGCCTCGGCTGGCTGTGCATCGTGATCGCGACAGCCACCAATGACTGGGTGTACATGTGTAAATACGGGTTGAACACCTGCAAAAAGATGGATGAGCTGGAAGCCAAGGGACCCTGGGCGGACTGTGTCCTTTCCACAGGACAATACCACTGCATAGTGCTAACGCAGATTATGGACCTGCCAG CCCACATCCAGGTAACTCGTGCCCTGATGGTCACAGGTTCGATCCTGGGTCTCCCAGCAGTGGGGATACTCCTCATGTCCATGCCCTGCATCAACCTGGGCAGCGAACCACAGAGCTCCAAGAACAAACGCGCCATCCTGGGAGGAGTCCTCATACTCATTATTG CAATGTGTGGTATGGTGTCTACAGTGTGGTTTCCCACCGGGGCCCACCATCTGTATGGCCTAATGTCGTTCGGCTTCTCCCTTTACACTGGCTGGGTGGGCACCATCTTCACCCTAGTGGGTGGGTGTATTCTCACCTGTTGCTCCTCAGAGCCTTCTTCCTCATCCCGCTCCTACCACGACAACAAGCGCTTCTACAGCTCCAAACCGGGAGGCGACAGTCTGGCAGCCACTACTTCTGCCAATCACGCAAAGAGTGCCCATGTCTGA